From Anopheles funestus chromosome 3RL, idAnoFuneDA-416_04, whole genome shotgun sequence, a single genomic window includes:
- the LOC125768168 gene encoding uncharacterized protein LOC125768168: MCLFVWVFLLLLFSDCSNTTKNCASRENNRFPVLWPGVGRVHSYHQLATSGRKNLAFDFVAAKGAQLYAVRVSSVLFIISLSVVELKVKPPRGTRAGNVAPDRKPTKARPPKMMTRRKSVHESTMQAQLQLQERAAEEQLTLGALASGIANILGPSQSTHGASATHSSPGTPGTATGTQQTLSKQATANGMETTKKNSGISPTASASSTATTSSSNLAAKNTNMGRSKTPRISKRSAPIDVPQTSGGSTVTNTTATLNSTVSSSTTHGAGGTNTATGPNPVQQTLAQNGMDPDEIPKFKGYRIIEIDHFLQWAAYSQFMHSKHCPGGLLKPYQEYISGCYSTFAMKCSKCSAIITRSSENYIHHNKLMNRLVKGTVQLGKDYDEMQQFMESLEVPFVTREEFQSIRGQVSSSLEDQSALQRAVEELERAASVASKRKRHGSCKYHYEVLKVYLNKKMKKIEENLQLSVNDSVALAVNAHLKNVSHVQLVPNGLTNTNVNCTTITGVNGGISATTSSNSIGNLAIGTINVQSVPIATPINGSNSSNSSNSMYSSSSISNCSRSGTGNASVQLSLPEPTISGMVSGRLPLANREQHH, from the exons atgtgtttgtttgtttgggtttttttactCCTCCTGTTTTCGGATTGCAGCAACACGACAAAAAATTGTGCATCAAGAGAAAATAACCGATTTCCTGTTTTATGGCCTGGTGTGGGTCGAGTACATTCGTATCATCAACTTGCAACCTCCGGGCGAAAAAATCTCGCGTTTGATTTTGTCGCAGCAAAGGGGGCACAGCTGTACGCCGTTCGTGTGAGCAGTGTGTTATTCATCATCAGCCTGAGCGTGGTGGAGTTGAAAGTGAAGCCCCCACGTGGTACAAGGGCAGGAAACGTGGCCCCGGACAGAAAACCAACGAAAGCTAGACCACCCAAAATGATGACTAGAAGGAAATCGGTACACGAATCGACGATGCAGGCGCAACTGCAACTTCAAGAGCGTGCTGCCGAGGAACAGCTAACGCTTGGAGCACTTGCGTCCGGAATCGCCAACATACTTGGTCCATCGCAAAGCACTCACGGTGCATCGGCTACTCACAGTTCGCCTGGAACGCCCGGCACGGCTACGGGAACGCAACAAACGCTATCGAAGCAGGCGACTGCGAATGGTATGGAAACGACGAAAAAGAACTCCGGTATTTCTCCGACAGCATCAGCTTCATCAACAGCAACGACCAGCAGTAGTAATCTTGCAGCGAAGAACACCAACATGGGTCGAAGTAAAACACCAAGGATCTCCAAAAGAAGTGCACCGATAGATGTACCGCAAACCAGTGGAGGAAGCACGGTAACAAACACAACTGCAACACTAAACAGTACGGTAAGCTCCAGTACGACGCACGGTGCCGGAGGTACTAACACAGCAACCGGTCCAAACCCGGTACAACAAACGCTCGCACAGAATGGGATGGATCCGGACGAAATACCGAAGTTCAAGGGTTACCGTATCATCGAGATAGATCACTTCCTGCAGTGGGCTGCTTACTCCCAGTTTATGCATTCGAAGCACTGTCCCGGTGGACTGTTAAAGCCGTACCAGGAATACATCAGCGGATGCTACTCCACGTTCGCCATGAAGTGTAGCAAATGTTCCGCGATTATAACGCGCTCGTCGGAAAACTACATCCATCACAACAAGCTGATGAACCGGCTGGTTAAGGGTACGGTACAGCTCGGCAAAGATTACGACGAGATGCAACAGTTTATGGAATCGCTCGAAGTACCGTTTGTAACGCGCGAGGAGTTTCAATCGATCCGTGGCCAGGTCAGTTCCTCGCTGGAAGATCAATCGGCATTGCAGCGAGCGGTGGAGGAGCTAGAACGGGCGGCATCGGTTGCTTCGAAGCGGAAGCGGCACGGTAGCTGCAAGTACCATTACGAGGTGCTGAAAGTATATTTAAataagaagatgaaaaaaatcgaagaaaatCTACAACTGTCCGTAAACGACTCGGTAGCGTTGGCGGTAAATGCACATCTAAAGAATGTGTCCCATGTGCAACTagt TCCCAATGGTCTCACTAACACAAACGTAAACTGTACAACGATCACTGGTGTAAATGGTGGCATTAGTGCAACCACGTCTAGCAACAGTATTGGAAACCTCGCAATCGGAACGATCAATGTACAGAGCGTCCCCATAGCAACGCCAATAAACGGAAGCAACAGCagtaacagcagcaacagtatgTACAGCAGTAGTAGCATTAGCAATTGCAGCCGGTCCGGCACTGGCAATGCTAGCGTTCAGCTGTCCCTTCCCGAACCAACCATAAGCGGCATGGTTAGTGGACGACTTCCACTTGCCAATCGCGAACAGCATCACTGA
- the LOC125769566 gene encoding protein stum, whose translation TVPQRYPPTHHAYGGGRGFIGSYGSSSTHSSSLENQRSLEGQHSASTGTTTTSLFGDPVLPSTRHADLLGGEDLYQNLKNNIELYHAKLYNDQERQRQAERDALFEQYTNVVGSVGGGYRATSAVGGGGGGGRKISGGVVKPAVGNNVTTYSEMPARSRSFGRTQSANHGVDLNNSRSNIFDMDLLKQNDWIDFSEHEYQHSLIPTNSRTVADVQQFTGGNITRRIENGVFQNPRAAAAARASRRNSITDSSAYGMRGAMGDMVSDSTAGTATFTVLGHGPMGYEEGASALPVGGMHDPSTSSDANSEFERMLRYGRTDPSTAIIRDKINTGSNFRVSDARQHKNTAFTIINEVLPKSSSFDLAGGNRYSPYREKHRLASSRILSASSATHGTSNVGFYGYGYGADFAEDGSVSAPHGHRRRFSSSELSLSTIGGRTREGHPVDGSARTKRPAKSKTSLSLASNPGRRQRGVLEVISKKSTVPSAKVTITQPSEDGRSITPTPSESGLSGTGTDGDRISIPEHQLRNMKLFGYKPFSGRPMLSPVPDKGSMESSQVDLKDGAGKEGGKKGGFRAPVFNIRGLLMSPRSRDKSKEMTGADGEDSKEPSIERQPKAASKEPPAGKEPEAQASPPKKRRFNLARAIIESARKGGSTEPEPQKGPPPAPATKQASQAEDTGEKRKMALKMKFGIVRSGVRKDSEGNGVKEKKAAGKKGKGAKATTKSAATSANKDKRKVPLNKKSTRYDDEDDDYFDPYRQRERDERSSRTKKATGGGGMLKSALNYAASFRTRSDRVGTAGPGGRRKPADSDLPKGAKGTTPRGGKDSGMEKLTPNARRRDKSAKAGERDTRGKPGTVGRVKSGKAQPSGAGVSRAKSAAGSRGRQLRRSSSAVGLDPGQLRRANKLYEKNQKAATGGGGMMGAGKSGRGGKSSSSLIQSKANRHSDNDMAGPGSGLAKSDSRGEMRGKGSSKAIDGAGPDSKDRIEKRDSERSLKKSDSNKSLATMGGKPKKSDSKSSLINKRSDSRSSLHQTAASGGETSGGGGGDTSGTELAGKSPLNSVTEGAPDPGVKSARPTPKLQSKGSLLSLISLKGSKRNLDRGAGGADAGQRPDTATTAATAIDGTLASSTRLQSASIRNAPGTATSGGEGAAEDTVGSRAAGMNEKPTSTKPLRRMMSRGSLLSIKSIAHARSFTNIRPPTAAAAAAAAADGETPNTMPPQTMQKVTEGSQEHDDTTDTETSHGGGGGGATGTDGQGSMGVATHELTVAGDGEGEKVSNEYNGEHRMKSPMAEHKQQQGSRSPGMDNVSSANTESMRDRTMGQEGAGGTNNSIFPKWSQNHQSQSHAMGCGLPASVRTVVAEGPQPKSREIPPHLYLMADGHSTTTGREPGKSSVRGCREKRKAVRNKKDLLYNAPKLCDMMMRAQYDDGNRPTVVSRESSVYNISLHDSQSELIRTWHSDEFGEDEQVKCSKCCCACCAPCWTRTCLPFRRCFRSCSGCCGGGRLGKRKADGQLVNEKEPTTAKEPTKSCWERLLGCCRRCRNTKTAPESTAIVQRAPAESKPKASCWQSLNCCASCRRNKSRELVPRSSIDSDPPAEDQSRCRSCWSKLLCCCRPKPADAKSKQIKRHKMEEPVEMETVKCCFCFKRQRPKVKAKPKKKVPVRSTFNCLSCCMMCCKKKGDNQSRRTSNLSKKQSIAPTIPPEDLRPKIDMSLVEHSSLMRGAIPVLPICLAYFCMFLNIVVPGSGTVLSGGLCLCIGKPRFSQHDSIKGRIGSFIINCIVGVSQCFTIIFCVVGWGWAIWWGTIMIRLARQHRKILEMEAAQDEGEEQTTLSQRTGASNPPVALVSKTHRDVETGR comes from the exons ACAGTGCCCCAGCGCTATCCACCGACCCACCATGCGTACGGTGGTGGCCGTGGGTTTATCGGGAGCTATGGTTCGTCCTCCACGCACTCGTCATCGTTGGAAAATCAAAGATCACTCGAGGGACAGCACAGTGCGAGTACCGGCACAACCACGACCAGCTTGTTTGGTGATCCGGTACTGCCCTCGACACGCCATGCCGATCTGCTCGGTGGTGAGGATCTGTACCAGAATctaaaaaacaacattgagCTATACCATGCGAAGCTGTACAATGACCAGGAAAGACAACGGCAGGCGGAACGGGACGCACTGTTCGAACAGTACACGAACGTGGTTGGtagtgttggtggtggatACCGTGCCACGTCAGCAGTGGGTGGGGGTGGTGGTGGGGGACGAAAAATTAGTGGAGGAGTAGTGAAACCGGCCGTCGGGAACAATGTGACGACGTACAGTGAAATGCCGGCCAGAAGTCGAAGTTTCGGCAGAACACAGTCTGCTAACCATGGTGTGGATCTTAACAACAGCAG ATCAAACATTTTTGACATGGATCTGTTGAAACAGAACGATTGGATCGATTTCTCCGAGCACGAGTACCAGCACAGCCTCATACCCACCAACAGCCGCACAGTGGCCGATGTGCAACAGTTCACCGGTGGCAACATAACGCGCCGGATCGAAAATGGCGTCTTCCAGAATCCTCGGGCGGCAGCAGCGGCCCGTGCCTCCCGACGCAACTCCATCACGGACTCGAGTGCTTACGGTATGCGTGGTGCAATGGGCGATATGGTGAGCGATAGCACGGCGGGTACGGCCACATTTACCGTGCTCGGACACGGACCGATGGGCTATGAGGAGGGTGCATCGGCACTGCCCGTCGGAGGAATGCATGATCCTTCGACATCGAGCGATGCGAACAGTGAGTTCGAACGTATGCTACGCTATGGACGTACAGATCCATCGACTGCCATTATCAGGGATAAGATAAACACGGGATCTAACTTTAG AGTATCGGACGCACGTCAGCATAAAAATACCGCCTTCACCATCATTAACGAAGTCCTGCCCAAGTCCAGTTCGTTCGATTTGGCCGGTGGAAACCGATATTCGCCATACCGCGAAAAGCATCGTCTTGCATCTTCCCGCATCCTCTCGGCAAGCTCCGCTACACACGGTACCTCAAACGTCGGTTTCTATGGATACGGTTACGGTGCTGACTTCGCTGAGGACGGTTCCGTCAGTGCACCGCACGGCCATCGAAGACGTTTCAGCAGCTCGGAACTTTCGCTCAGCACAATCGGTGGACGCACCAGGGAAGGTCACCCGGTTGATGGGTCCGCCCGTACGAAACGTCCAGCGAAATCGAAAACCTCACTGTCACTAGCATCGAATCCGGGCCGACGACAGCGTGGCGTGCTCGAGGTGATTAGCAAAAAATCAACCGTGCCAAGTGCCAAAGTGACAATCACGCAACCGTCGGAGGATGGACGATCGATTACACCGACGCCGAGTGAATCGGGTCTGTCCGGAACAGGTACGGACGGTGATCGTATATCCATACCGGAGCATCAGCTTCGGAACATGAAGCTGTTTGGGTACAAACCGTTCTCGGGCCGGCCCATGCTATCGCCCGTACCGGACAAGGGTTCGATGGAAAGCTCTCAGGTCGATCTGAAGGATGGAGCGGGTAAGGAAGGTGGAAAGAAGGGTGGTTTTCGTGCACCCGTCTTCAACATCCGTGGTCTGTTGATGTCACCTCGATCAAGAGACAAAAGCAAGGAGATGACTGGTGCCGATGGTGAAGACAGCAAAGAACCTTCCATCGAACGGCAGCCGAAGGCAGCGAGCAAAGAACCACCCGCTGGTAAGGAACCCGAGGCACAAGCATCACCACCGAAAAAACGACGCTTTAACCTTGCCCGAGCTATTATTGAAAGTGCTCGGAAAGGTGGCAGTACCGAGCCGGAACCGCAAAAAGGTCCGCCGCCGGCGCCAGCTACGAAACAGGCTTCACAGGCAGAAGATACAGGCGAGAAGCGAAAAATGGCACTGAAGATGAAGTTCGGCATTGTACGATCGGGCGTACGGAAGGATTCGGAAGGGAACGgtgtgaaagagaaaaaagcggctggtaaaaaaggaaagggaGCGAAAGCGACAACaaaatcagcagcaacaagtgCTAACAAGGACAAACGGAAAGTTCCCCTCAACAAAAAGAGCACACGGtacgatgatgaggatgatgattaTTTCGATCCGTACAGACAGCGGGAGCGTGACGAGCGATCAAGCCGAACGAAAAAAGCCACCGGTGGAGGAGGAATGCTAAAGAGTGCTCTTAACTATGCCGCAAGTTTCCGCACGCGCAGTGATCGTGTCGGAACGGCTGGACCGGGTGGGCGTCGAAAACCGGCCGATTCCGATCTACCAAAGGGTGCGAAAGGAACCACCCCGCGAGGTGGAAAGGAtagtggaatggaaaaactAACGCCCAATGCCCGGCGGAGGGATAAAAGTGCGAAAGCCGGTGAACGAGACACTCGCGGAAAACCGGGTACGGTTGGACGTGTGAAGAGTGGTAAAGCACAACCGAGTGGCGCCGGAGTGAGCAGGGCGAAATCAGCTGCTGGATCGCGTGGCAGACAACTGCGCAGAAGTAGCTCAGCCGTTGGACTCGATCCCGGACAGCTACGACGGGCAAATAAGCTGTacgaaaagaatcaaaaagcTGCCACCGGTGGAGGAGGTATGATGGGGGCGGGGAAGAGTGGACGAGGTGGAAAGAGCAGTAGCTCTTTGATTCAATCGAAAGCGAACCGACACTCCGACAACGATATGGCTGGTCCGGGTAGTGGACTGGCGAAAAGCGATAGTCGCGGTGAGATGCGTGGCAAAGGTTCGTCCAAAGCGATCGATGGAGCTGGACCGGACTCGAAGGATCGCATCGAGAAGCGTGACTCGGAGCGATCACTTAAAAAGAGTGATAGCAATAAATCGCTCGCCACAATGGGTGGAAAGCCGAAGAAAAGTGACTCGAAGAGTTCGCTGATTAACAAACGATCGGATTCACGATCGAGTCTGCATCAGACGGCGGCCTCTGGTGGTGAGACTtctggcggtggtggtggagatACCTCCGGTACGGAGCTCGCCGGTAAAAGTCCACTTAATTCCGTCACGGAGGGAGCACCAGATCCGGGAGTGAAATCAGCCCGCCCAACACCGAAGCTGCAGAGTAAGGGTTCGTTGTTGAGCTTGATCAGTTTGAAGGGTAGCAAGCGGAACCTGGATCGTGGAGCTGGTGGAGCAGATGCGGGACAGCGTCCCGATACAGCCACAACTGCAGCAACCGCTATCGACGGTACGTTGGCTTCCTCAACAAGGTTACAGTCGGCCTCGATTAGAAATGCACCCGGGACGGCCACTTCCGGCGGTGAAGGAGCGGCTGAAGATACGGTCGGTTCACGAGCGGCCGGTATGAACGAAAAACCCACCAGCACGAAACCACTCCGAAGGATGATGAGCCGTGGTTCGTTACTGTCGATCAAAAGCATTGCTCACGCACGTTCCTTCACCAACATACGGCCACCGACGGCGGCAGCGGCTGCAGCTGCCGCGGCAGATGGTGAAACGCCCAACACGATGCCACCGCAAACGATGCAGAAGGTAACGGAAGGTTCCCAGGAGCACGACGATACGACGGACACGGAGACGAGtcacggtggtggtggaggtggtgcaACCGGAACAGATGGACAGGGATCAATGGGTGTTGCTACACATGAGCTGACGGTGGCAGGTGACGGGGAAGGGGAGAAGGTGTCGAACGAGTACAATGGTGAGCACCGGATGAAGTCACCGATGGCGGAACACAAGCAGCAACAGGGTAGCCGCAGTCCGGGAATGGATAACGTTTCAAGTGCCAACACGGAGTCGATGCGTGATCGTACGATGGGCCAGGAGGGTGCCGGAGGCACAAACAACAG TATCTTCCCAAAATGGTCACAAAATCATCAAAGTCAAAGTCACGCAATGGGTTGCGGGTTACCGGCTAGTGTTCGTACCGTTGTAGCGGAAGGACCACAACCAAAGTCACGGGAAATTCCACCACACCTGTACCTGATGGCCGATGGCCATTCAACAACAACTGGTAGGGAACCCGG TAAAAGTTCTGTACGGGGTtgtagagaaaaaagaaaagcagtaCGCAACAAGAAGGACCTACTATATAACGCCCCAAAACTGTGCGACATGATGATGAGGGCACAGTACGACGACGGGAACCGACCGACGGTGGTCAGCAGAGAGTCCTCCGTGTACAACATTTCGCTGCACGATAGCCAGAGTGAATTAATTCGTACGTGGCACAG CGACGAGTTTGGCGAAGACGAACAGGTCAAGTGTTCGAAATGTTGCTGTGCCTGCTGTGCACCGTGCTGGACGCGAACTTGTCTGCCGTTTAGGCGATGCTTCCGGAGCTGCAGTGGATGCTGCGGTGGTGGTCGGCTCGGCAAGCGTAAGGCGGACGGTCAGCTGGTAAACGAGAAGGAACCGACCACGGCGAAGGAACCGACAAAGAGCTGCTGGGAACGGTTGCTCGGTTGCTGTAGACGGTGCCGCAACACGAAGACGGCACCGGAATCGACGGCAATCGTACAGCGTGCGCCGGCAGAATCGAAACCCAAAGCATCCTGCTGGCAGTCGCTCAACTGTTGCGCCAGCTGTCGCCGGAACAAATCCCGTGAACTAGTG CCTCGTTCCTCGATCGATAGTGATCCACCGGCGGAAGACCAATCCCGATGTCGTTCGTGCTGGAGTAAGCTGCTGTGTTGTTGCCGACCGAAACCGGCCGACGCTAAAAGTAAGCAGATCAAACGCCACAAGATGGAGGAACCGGTCGAGATGGAGACGGTCAAGTGTTGCTTCTGCTTCAAGCGCCAGCGTCCGAAGGTGAAGGCGAAACCGAAAAAGAAGGTCCCAGTGAGGTCAAC CTTCAACTGTCTGAGCTGCTGTATGATGTGCTGCAAAAAGAAGGGTGACAACCAGAGCCGGCGGACGAGCAATCTGAGCAAGAAGCAGAGTATCGCACCAACGATTCCACCGGAG GACTTGCGGCCAAAAATTGATATGTCACTGGTTGAGCACTCCTCTTTGATGCGTGGTGCTATTCCGGTTCTTCCAATTTGTTTGGCCTACTTCTGCATG TTCCTGAACATTGTCGTACCCGGCTCGGGCACAGTGCTTTCCGGTGGGTTGTGTTTGTGCATCGGCAAGCCTCGCTTTTCCCAGCATGATTCAATAAAGGGCCGCATCGGTTCGTTTATCATCAACTGTATCGTTGGCGTTTCGCAATGCTTCACCATCATCTTTTGCGTCGTCGGATGGGGATGGGCCATCTGGTGGGGAACGATCATGATACGGTTGGCAA GACAGCATCGAAAGATTCTTGAAATGGAAGCCGCCCAAGACGAAGGTGAAGAGCAGACGACACTGTCCCAGCGGACCGGTGCATCCAATCCACCCGTTGCGCTAGTTTCCAAAACGCACCGTGACGTTGAAACGGGTCGGTAG